In one window of Synchiropus splendidus isolate RoL2022-P1 chromosome 15, RoL_Sspl_1.0, whole genome shotgun sequence DNA:
- the styk1b gene encoding tyrosine-protein kinase STYK1b encodes MSSISNADYLCNHGDTICEIRVYEQEVIVVPTLLLLSFLVTLVFILLLHFCPERVDRIRPQAIRSKTRRVLHGIDAPAGINVLEHESIALDMPSSYSTFHPPNTYNRPEPDPGPAKALRASFTPVVQPRELPRQRLPESFNLVTPLPDAFAMRSDSNVSLCRARMENRNVVLRVLNDSADATERHSFLGFASFLAQLGPHPFLPELLGVVSLRAPLVTVVEELENRDLLSFLWRCREESVDPPCEMTERRIFTMAQQVASALEFLHSKDLLHGNIRAHSVLVSKSFTAKLWGLHGVYTRKNQGPTRREDASMKKWQAPEILARRPAGPSSDVWSFGVMLYEMATLGDVPFAEISVSELLQFHQRGKSLKKPAHCSSTLYSLIKGCCQWKDMDRPTLAEVTRKLTSGEKSASDKVLKVPAPINMEQYLQEAGFGENHSYTVF; translated from the exons aTGTCGTCCATATCCAACGCCGACTACCTCTGCAACCATGGCGACACCATCTGCG AGATCCGCGTGTACGAGCAGGAAGTCATCGTCGTccccacgctgctgctgctcagcttcCTGGTGACGCTGGtcttcatcctgctgctgcactTCTGTCCCGAGAGGGTGGATCGCATCCGCCCACAGGCCATCAGGTCCAAGACCAGGAGGGTTCTGCACGGCATCGATG CTCCTGCCGGCATCAACGTCCTGGAGCACGAGAGCATCGCGCTGGACATGCCCAGCAGCTACTCCACCTTCCACCCGCCCAACACCTACAACAGGCCAGAGCCAGACCCCGGCCCCGCCAAGGCCCTGAGAGCCAGCTTCACGCCGGTGGTCCAGCCCCGGGAGCTGCCGCGCCAGAGGCTGCCCGAGTCCTTCAACCTGGTCACGCCGCTGCCCGACGCCTTCGCCATGCGCTCCGACTCCAACGTGTCTCTGTGCAGGGCGAGGATGGAGAACCGCAACGTGGTGCTGCGCGTGCTCAACG actcgGCTGATGCCACAGAGAGGCACAGCTTCCTGGGCTTTGCCTCCTTCCTGGCCCAGCTGGGTCCTCATCCCTTCCTGCCCGAGCTGCTGGGCGTGGTCTCCCTCAGAGCCCCCCTGGTGacggtggtggaggagctggagaacagaGACCTGCTCAGCTTCCTGTGGCGGTGCCGAGAG GAGAGCGTGGATCCTCCGTGTGAGATGACAGAGCGTCGCATCTTCACCATGGCCCAGCAGGTGGCGTCAGCGCTG GAGTTCCTCCACAGCAAGGACCTTCTGCATGGGAACATCCGCGCGCACAGCGTCCTGGTGAGCAAGAGCTTCACTGCCAAACTGTGGGGGCTGCACGGGGTCTACACCAGGAAGAACCAGGGGCCCACCAGGAGGGAAGACGCCAGCATGAAGAAGTGGCAGGCTCCAGAGATCCTGGCCAGAAGACCGGCCGGGCCCAGCAGCGATGT aTGGTCGTTCGGGGTCATGCTATACGAGATGGCCACGCTGG GTGACGTGCCCTTTGCCGAGATCTCTGTCAGCGAGCTGCTGCAGTTCCACCAGCGGGGGAAGAGCCTGAAGAAGCCGGCGCACTGCTCCAGCACGCT ATATTCACTCATCAAGGGCTGCTGTCAGTGGAAGGACATGGACCGGCCCACTCTGGCTGAGGTCACCCGGAAGCTGACCTCCGGAGAGAAGAGCGCCTCGGACAAGGTCCTCAAGGTGCCCGCACCCATCAACATGGAGCAGTACCTGCAGGAGGCCGGGTTCGGGGAGAACCACAGCTACACGGTCTTCTGA